From a region of the Lepus europaeus isolate LE1 chromosome 17, mLepTim1.pri, whole genome shotgun sequence genome:
- the DENND10 gene encoding DENN domain-containing protein 10 isoform X2, which yields MYLKHGSPVKMMESYIAVLTKGVCQSEENGSFLSKDFDARKAYLAGSIKDIVSQFGMETIILHTALMLKKRIVAYHPKVEAVQEFTRTLPALVWHRQDWSILHSYVHLNADELDALQTCTGYVAGFVDVEVSHRVGLYDVFVNLAESEITIAPPAKEAMAMGKLHKEIGQLIVQSAEDPEKSDSQVIQDIALKTKEVLSSLAPLSEVSGAGGKLVLRVEALKQKRFPPATENFLYHLAAAERMLQT from the exons ATGTACCTGAAGCATGGGAGCCCAGTGAAGATGATGGAGAGCTACATCGCAGTTCTCACAAAGGGGGTGTGCCAGAGTGAGGAAAACGGCTCCTTCCTCAGTAAGGACTTTGATGCCCGAAAGGCCTACCTTGCAGGCTCCATCAAag acattgtaTCTCAGTTTGGAATGGAAACTATAATCTTACACACTGCGCTGATGCTCAAGAAGAGAATCGTCGCCTATCATCCCAAAGTAGAAGCTGTCCAGGAGTTCACCAG GACTCTGCCTGCCCTGGTGTGGCATCGCCAGGACTGGTCCATCCTCCATTCCTACGTACACCTCAATGCCGATGAACTGGACGCCTTGCAGACATGCACAG GCTACGTGGCTGGGTTTGTGGACGTGGAGGTGAGCCACAGAGTGGGCCTCTACGACGTGTTTGTGAATCTGGCCGAGAGTGAGATCACCATTGCCCCGCCCGCGAAAG AGGCCATGGCAATGGGAAAACTGCACAAAGAAATTGGTCAGCTAATTGTCCAGTCTGCAGAAGATCCAGAGAAGTCCGACAGTCAGGTTATACAG GATATCGCCCTAAAGACAAAAGAAGTCTTGAGCAGCCTGGCCCCGCTCTCCGAGGTTTCGGGTGCCGGAGGGAAGCTGGTCCTCCGCGTCGAGGCGCTGAAGCAGAAGCGGTTCCCGCCGGCCACAGAGAACTTTCTGTACCACCTGGCAGCGGCCGAACGGATGCTGCAAACCTGA